A single window of Ignavibacteriota bacterium DNA harbors:
- a CDS encoding SPOR domain-containing protein, whose amino-acid sequence MDKENLEKKFAELLGLNENESVFAFNKFKDKIVDSIFVGDALKIKGLGVFQIKEQLSEEINKTKNRKKTLLFSPASEISVESSPFLTLDIQQKFTDTVEFDEKIFQLGIGKPMISLEDDGSKDTSDVRAQQIETKIDELIQQSEKISNYDIWEDYFEGKEAQSIFNEDEINDELDSYFDDDIDLKSKQLFENDFEELNDDEILNNIFEDGSLDNEEINELTSNEKIDEETEDMEDEILENDLLDNVEKTKLDEFEDHDENNKENIQIIGEKFPNLEDKFSLTDNNINNPISEEFETEKTDENQANNVNSFELIENDQNENEENDEEFDSTVLKLEQIDLQNNNDSNYENQLKNKNYTKSESPKGKKNGYVIVTLLIFMILAFSVYYLFFINLSSKDDKEAKLNIENDKNLNETIGNSDTNKTIPGNEILLSNTIDADKQDSVLKNQNNQGNAKSFPPEISKLKNEEVLSSVDSETKNKKEIDAEKGVIFKEQNQKEEEVSNNIYSDGKNYSVQISSWKQQSIAEREANKLKSRGFDAYVIKVFIQKLNGTWHRVRIGPYSTLEEAQKNQSKL is encoded by the coding sequence ATGGATAAAGAAAATTTAGAAAAAAAGTTTGCCGAACTATTAGGATTAAACGAAAACGAAAGTGTTTTTGCGTTCAACAAGTTTAAAGATAAAATTGTTGATTCAATATTTGTCGGCGATGCACTCAAAATAAAAGGTTTGGGTGTATTCCAAATTAAAGAACAATTAAGTGAAGAAATAAATAAAACAAAAAACAGAAAAAAAACTCTATTGTTCTCTCCGGCAAGTGAAATTTCAGTTGAATCATCACCTTTTTTAACTTTAGATATTCAACAAAAATTTACCGATACTGTTGAATTTGACGAGAAAATATTTCAGTTGGGAATTGGCAAACCAATGATATCATTGGAAGACGACGGTTCAAAAGACACCAGCGATGTTAGGGCCCAACAAATTGAAACAAAAATTGATGAATTAATTCAGCAGTCAGAAAAAATTTCAAACTATGATATTTGGGAAGATTATTTTGAAGGTAAAGAAGCACAAAGTATATTTAATGAAGATGAAATTAATGATGAATTGGATTCATATTTTGATGATGATATCGATTTGAAAAGTAAACAATTGTTTGAGAATGATTTTGAAGAATTAAATGATGATGAAATATTAAATAATATTTTTGAAGACGGAAGCTTGGATAATGAAGAAATAAATGAACTGACATCAAATGAGAAAATTGATGAAGAAACAGAAGATATGGAAGACGAGATTTTAGAAAATGATCTACTTGATAATGTTGAAAAAACAAAATTAGATGAATTTGAAGACCATGATGAAAACAATAAAGAAAATATTCAGATAATTGGAGAAAAATTCCCAAATTTAGAAGATAAATTTTCTTTAACTGATAATAACATTAATAATCCCATATCTGAAGAATTTGAAACTGAAAAAACAGACGAAAATCAAGCAAACAATGTAAATTCGTTTGAATTGATTGAAAATGATCAAAATGAAAATGAAGAAAATGATGAGGAATTTGATTCAACAGTTTTAAAGTTGGAACAAATTGATCTGCAAAATAATAATGATTCAAATTATGAGAATCAGTTGAAGAATAAAAATTATACTAAATCAGAATCCCCCAAGGGGAAAAAAAATGGCTATGTAATAGTTACACTATTAATTTTTATGATTTTAGCATTTTCTGTTTATTATTTGTTTTTTATTAATTTGTCCTCAAAAGATGATAAAGAAGCAAAATTGAATATAGAAAACGATAAAAATTTAAATGAAACAATTGGAAATTCGGATACTAATAAAACAATACCTGGAAATGAAATTTTACTTTCAAATACGATTGATGCTGATAAACAAGATTCTGTTTTGAAAAACCAAAATAATCAAGGAAATGCGAAGTCATTTCCACCAGAAATATCAAAATTAAAAAATGAAGAAGTATTATCCAGCGTTGATAGTGAAACAAAAAATAAAAAAGAAATCGATGCAGAAAAGGGAGTAATATTCAAAGAACAAAATCAGAAAGAAGAAGAAGTAAGTAACAACATTTACTCGGATGGTAAAAATTATTCTGTACAAATTTCATCTTGGAAACAGCAGTCAATTGCCGAAAGAGAAGCAAATAAATTAAAGAGTAGAGGATTTGACGCATATGTTATAAAAGTTTTCATTCAGAAATTAAATGGGACTTGGCACAGAGTTAGAATTGGTCCATACTCAACTTTAGAAGAAGCACAAAAAAATCAATCTAAATTATAA
- a CDS encoding tetratricopeptide repeat protein codes for MKNAIIFFIMLFIFSNYQIAQKDVSFYSEGMKNFYDGNYSLAIKNLNLYLSQSEVDENLFSSAKLYIGESLLGLDQYDGAITNFEEFVEKYPNSNLREIALYRLGNLYFNKKIYDKSREFLTILVNKYPTSEYSGSAFHLIGETFIEENDLNKAEQFFNSAVNSKYNNTFVDRSIFALANVYEKKGEYRKAVEYYDKLLGFHRNSELSSQAQFRIGVCYFELKEYDNVILELSDPLIEELNSDDKNNADYILANSYYRLKEYNNASEAYKRILNNSPTEDMLNKIRYGLAWINFQQNDFDSAYKLFNLLSTSKDDSIAIKSLYWSGEAQRYAGNNDEAIAIHKKFAEKYPNHYLTQRVKLNIGISKFSEKSFDESETSLLQSLNSSDPFTRSKSYTLLGEISLRRKEYQKAKEYFQYGLNISQIPVQLKDRCFLGLGVSNFYLKNNVEALKNFNSINENETEIEKNKLFFYRAEANFVLGNYNKSIADYNKVNIENNEFKDDVVYGLAYSYFDLPDFSKAAYYFNEFNKNYSSDSRFSECQLRLADCYYAQKDYSKASTYYQRALINSAKFGNDERAFFNYAQSLFKSGDAQNAIDVLNQIQIKFPASNYADDSQYLIGWIKFQRNEFDAAIENYSALFEKYPQSNLLPIALYSIGDSHFNKGEYDKAVLYYNRVISQYPNTQYVYDAVNGIQYCYVVQDKQPEAVNYLQNFIADHPSLDFLDKIQMKTGEIYYSAGQYEQAISEYEKVVKNYPQSSQIPQAYYWMGKSAALSNNTDKAIQYFEYVKNNSLNSDEGFSAVLEIGTIYRNQKNLNAEIGLYNEILGKVKDSKRISEIKFNKAQAYISSEQIPEAYKELQEIVDSRDGSLFYHKAEIELGILELSRNNFENSMNLFRDVSDNRKDDIAAEALYYVGQNYYMQKKIPEAITELIKLRSVYTMYEEWYTKSLLLLGDCYVANNDKVKAAEMYKAVLKRHKKNQFAQEANEKLNQL; via the coding sequence ATGAAAAATGCCATCATCTTTTTTATTATGCTGTTCATATTTTCAAATTATCAAATTGCTCAAAAAGATGTTTCTTTTTATTCCGAGGGAATGAAAAATTTTTACGATGGCAACTATTCTTTAGCAATAAAAAATTTGAATTTATATCTCTCACAATCCGAAGTCGATGAAAATTTGTTTTCAAGCGCTAAATTGTATATTGGTGAAAGTCTTTTAGGACTTGATCAATACGACGGTGCAATTACCAATTTTGAAGAATTCGTCGAAAAATATCCTAATTCAAATTTACGAGAAATAGCGCTTTACAGGTTGGGGAATTTGTATTTCAATAAAAAAATTTACGATAAAAGCAGAGAATTTTTAACCATCTTGGTTAATAAATATCCTACATCGGAATATTCCGGTTCAGCTTTTCATTTGATTGGCGAGACTTTTATCGAAGAAAACGATTTGAACAAAGCCGAACAATTCTTTAATTCTGCAGTAAACTCTAAATACAACAATACCTTTGTTGATCGTAGCATTTTTGCGTTGGCTAATGTTTATGAAAAAAAAGGCGAGTACCGTAAAGCGGTTGAATATTATGATAAACTTTTAGGATTTCACAGAAACAGCGAACTTTCGTCTCAAGCTCAATTTAGAATTGGAGTTTGTTATTTTGAGCTTAAGGAATATGACAATGTGATTTTGGAATTGTCCGATCCGTTGATCGAGGAACTAAACTCAGATGATAAAAATAATGCAGATTATATTTTAGCAAACTCGTATTATCGTTTGAAGGAATACAACAATGCGTCGGAAGCATATAAAAGAATATTAAATAATTCGCCTACAGAAGATATGCTTAATAAAATTAGATACGGATTGGCTTGGATAAATTTCCAGCAAAATGATTTTGATAGCGCGTATAAGCTTTTCAATCTGCTTTCAACTAGCAAAGACGATTCAATTGCCATAAAATCTTTGTATTGGAGCGGCGAAGCACAACGCTATGCCGGTAACAACGATGAGGCAATCGCAATCCATAAAAAATTTGCCGAAAAATATCCCAATCATTATTTAACCCAAAGAGTAAAACTTAATATCGGAATAAGTAAATTCAGTGAAAAAAGTTTTGATGAATCTGAAACTTCACTGTTGCAATCATTAAACAGCTCAGATCCTTTTACAAGATCAAAATCATATACATTGCTTGGAGAAATAAGTTTAAGAAGAAAAGAATATCAAAAAGCAAAAGAATATTTTCAATATGGTTTGAATATTTCTCAAATACCCGTTCAACTGAAAGACAGATGTTTTTTGGGACTTGGAGTTTCAAATTTTTATTTAAAAAATAATGTTGAAGCTTTAAAGAATTTTAATTCTATAAATGAAAACGAAACCGAAATTGAAAAAAACAAATTGTTTTTTTACAGAGCCGAAGCAAATTTTGTTTTAGGGAATTACAATAAATCAATTGCAGACTACAACAAAGTAAATATAGAAAATAATGAATTCAAAGATGACGTAGTATATGGTTTGGCATATTCATATTTTGATCTTCCGGATTTTTCAAAAGCCGCGTATTACTTTAATGAGTTTAATAAAAATTATTCAAGTGATTCAAGATTTAGTGAATGCCAATTAAGATTAGCCGATTGTTATTATGCACAAAAGGATTATTCGAAGGCTAGCACTTATTATCAAAGAGCTTTAATTAATTCGGCAAAATTCGGAAATGATGAAAGAGCATTTTTTAATTATGCTCAGAGTTTATTCAAATCGGGTGATGCGCAAAATGCAATTGATGTTTTGAATCAAATCCAGATAAAATTTCCAGCTTCAAATTATGCGGATGATTCACAATACTTAATTGGCTGGATCAAATTTCAGAGAAATGAATTTGACGCAGCTATAGAAAATTATTCAGCTTTGTTCGAAAAATATCCTCAATCAAATTTACTTCCAATTGCTTTATATTCTATTGGCGATTCGCATTTTAATAAAGGCGAATACGATAAAGCGGTTTTATATTATAATAGAGTTATTTCTCAATATCCAAACACACAATATGTTTATGATGCCGTTAACGGAATTCAATATTGTTATGTTGTTCAAGATAAACAGCCTGAAGCCGTTAATTATTTGCAGAACTTTATTGCTGATCATCCTAGTTTAGATTTTCTCGATAAAATTCAAATGAAAACCGGAGAGATATATTATAGTGCTGGCCAATATGAACAGGCAATTTCAGAATACGAAAAAGTTGTTAAAAATTATCCTCAAAGTTCTCAAATTCCGCAAGCTTATTACTGGATGGGAAAAAGTGCTGCATTATCGAATAATACAGACAAGGCGATTCAATATTTTGAATATGTAAAAAATAATTCTTTGAATTCCGACGAAGGATTCAGTGCTGTTTTGGAAATTGGCACAATTTATAGAAACCAAAAAAATTTGAATGCCGAAATTGGTTTATATAATGAAATTTTAGGAAAAGTAAAAGATTCAAAAAGAATTTCAGAAATAAAATTTAATAAAGCACAGGCTTATATCTCCAGCGAACAAATTCCCGAAGCATACAAAGAATTGCAAGAAATTGTTGATAGCCGAGATGGATCTTTATTCTATCATAAAGCAGAAATTGAATTGGGAATATTAGAACTGTCTAGGAATAATTTTGAAAATTCTATGAATCTTTTCCGCGATGTTTCGGATAATAGAAAAGATGATATTGCTGCTGAAGCATTGTATTATGTTGGTCAGAATTATTATATGCAGAAGAAAATTCCCGAAGCAATAACTGAGTTAATAAAATTACGTTCAGTTTATACAATGTACGAAGAATGGTACACAAAATCTTTATTACTGCTCGGCGATTGTTATGTTGCCAATAATGATAAAGTAAAAGCAGCAGAAATGTATAAAGCAGTTTTGAAAAGACATAAAAAAAATCAATTTGCTCAAGAAGCTAACGAGAAACTAAATCAATTATGA
- a CDS encoding sigma-70 family RNA polymerase sigma factor — protein MADEKEFELVKNFINGDEKSFNKIVTEYQKLIYWNARRMLGNHYDADEITQQVIIVLYNKLKTFKFNSSLKTWIYKITFTRSLNLIKKNKIKNLFSIDEPTADFKNENDIVKNLENREKLERLNNVLDELPIKQKEVFILRKFDELSYEEISEITGKSIGGLKANYFHALNKILTKLDDYE, from the coding sequence ATGGCCGATGAGAAGGAGTTTGAACTCGTAAAAAATTTTATTAATGGCGATGAAAAGTCCTTTAATAAAATTGTTACTGAGTATCAAAAATTAATTTATTGGAATGCCAGAAGAATGTTGGGTAATCATTATGATGCCGATGAGATTACACAGCAAGTTATTATTGTTCTTTATAATAAATTGAAAACATTCAAATTTAATTCATCATTAAAAACGTGGATTTATAAAATTACATTTACTCGAAGTTTGAATTTGATTAAAAAGAATAAAATTAAAAATCTTTTTAGCATTGATGAACCGACTGCAGATTTCAAAAATGAAAATGATATCGTTAAAAATTTAGAAAATAGGGAAAAATTGGAAAGACTAAACAACGTTCTTGATGAACTACCGATTAAACAAAAAGAAGTGTTTATTCTAAGAAAATTTGATGAATTAAGTTATGAGGAAATTTCTGAAATAACAGGTAAAAGCATTGGCGGACTAAAAGCTAACTATTTTCACGCATTAAATAAAATTTTAACAAAATTGGATGACTATGAATAA
- a CDS encoding periplasmic heavy metal sensor: protein MKRIFKIFIALSVLLISQNMFAQKERMFKNDMFGIKKLNLTDEQKKKFDQIQFTHEEKRIDLWAKLNKNRLEIKKLFNAENFDENEFVNLTQNGEKLRNEQSQLRTQMWLDVYRILDKDQKNEWKAHFAEMPENFRERMNDSKKMHRNFDDKREKNLMPPPPPMDSDNDEPQPEN, encoded by the coding sequence ATGAAAAGGATTTTCAAAATATTTATCGCATTATCTGTTTTACTTATTTCCCAAAATATGTTTGCTCAAAAAGAACGAATGTTCAAAAACGATATGTTTGGAATTAAAAAATTAAATTTAACAGATGAACAAAAGAAAAAATTTGATCAAATTCAATTTACGCATGAAGAAAAAAGGATTGATTTGTGGGCAAAATTGAATAAAAACCGATTGGAAATTAAAAAATTGTTCAATGCCGAAAATTTTGACGAAAACGAATTTGTTAATTTGACTCAGAATGGCGAAAAACTAAGAAATGAGCAATCCCAATTGAGAACACAAATGTGGCTTGATGTTTATAGAATTTTAGACAAAGATCAAAAGAATGAATGGAAAGCTCATTTTGCCGAAATGCCGGAAAACTTTAGAGAAAGAATGAATGACTCCAAAAAAATGCACAGAAATTTTGACGATAAAAGAGAAAAAAATTTAATGCCTCCACCGCCTCCGATGGATAGTGACAACGATGAACCACAACCTGAAAATTAA
- a CDS encoding SDR family NAD(P)-dependent oxidoreductase gives MRKNVIITGASRGIGKSIALRFSKENFNVFIFGRDENELKKVKSEIEKNNAYCEYFIGDVADLTFVKNSIEQILTKEEKIDVLINNAGIAIFKKFIDTSLEDFKNQINANVIGVFNFTKAVIENMIENKNGTVINIVSQAGKNGFDFGTTYSATKHAVMGFSKSLMLEVRKFDIRIITVCPGSTDTEMIKNSPIHKNNKQFLSPKDVAEITYSIVNLPQNALVSDIEIRPNNP, from the coding sequence TTGAGAAAAAACGTTATTATCACCGGAGCCAGCAGAGGAATCGGCAAATCAATTGCATTAAGATTTTCAAAAGAAAATTTCAATGTTTTTATTTTTGGAAGAGATGAAAACGAATTAAAAAAAGTAAAAAGTGAAATTGAAAAAAATAATGCATATTGCGAATATTTTATTGGAGATGTAGCTGATCTGACTTTTGTTAAAAATTCCATTGAGCAAATTTTAACAAAAGAAGAAAAAATTGACGTTTTGATAAACAATGCTGGAATTGCAATATTTAAAAAATTTATCGATACATCCCTAGAAGATTTTAAAAATCAAATTAATGCAAATGTTATTGGCGTATTTAATTTTACTAAAGCCGTTATTGAAAATATGATTGAAAATAAAAATGGTACAGTTATTAATATAGTATCGCAAGCCGGAAAAAATGGCTTTGATTTTGGAACCACATATTCCGCAACCAAACACGCGGTTATGGGCTTTTCAAAATCTTTAATGCTTGAAGTCAGAAAATTTGACATAAGAATAATAACGGTTTGTCCCGGTTCAACCGATACAGAAATGATCAAAAATTCACCCATCCATAAAAACAATAAACAATTTTTATCACCTAAAGATGTTGCGGAAATTACTTATTCTATAGTTAACCTTCCTCAAAACGCACTTGTAAGTGATATAGAAATCAGACCAAACAATCCGTAA
- a CDS encoding SDR family oxidoreductase: protein MGKKDAVWITGASSGIGLAITKKLSQSDYNIIASARRIKPIEEINNEFNLSSKILAIQNDISDFADLSEKISKVKNEYNINCLINNAGISSFKPFAENSIEEIDQIIKVNLLGSIYTVKLVLPEMILNKSGTIINILSVAAKKTLKNSSVYAASKSGLDYFSKDLREEVREHNIKIINIFPGATSTEIWPEKVLAKYSSKMMQAENIADFISNILKINGNMVPEEILLRPITGDL, encoded by the coding sequence GTGGGGAAAAAAGATGCTGTTTGGATTACCGGCGCAAGTTCCGGCATTGGATTGGCAATAACTAAAAAATTAAGTCAATCCGATTATAACATTATCGCTTCTGCAAGAAGAATTAAGCCAATTGAGGAAATAAATAATGAATTTAATTTATCTTCAAAAATATTGGCCATACAAAATGATATTTCCGATTTTGCAGATTTAAGTGAAAAAATTTCCAAAGTAAAAAATGAATATAATATAAATTGTTTGATTAATAATGCCGGCATATCCTCTTTCAAACCTTTTGCGGAAAATTCGATTGAAGAAATTGATCAAATAATTAAGGTTAATCTACTTGGTTCAATTTATACTGTAAAATTAGTTTTACCGGAAATGATTCTAAACAAATCCGGAACAATAATAAATATTCTTTCAGTTGCAGCCAAAAAGACTCTAAAAAACAGCAGCGTTTACGCGGCTTCAAAATCCGGCTTGGATTATTTTTCAAAAGATTTACGCGAAGAAGTTAGGGAACATAATATTAAAATTATTAATATTTTCCCCGGTGCTACTTCCACGGAAATTTGGCCGGAAAAAGTGTTAGCCAAATATTCGTCAAAAATGATGCAAGCGGAAAATATAGCTGATTTTATTTCAAACATATTAAAAATTAACGGAAATATGGTTCCTGAAGAAATTCTATTGCGACCAATTACCGGAGATTTATGA
- the folE gene encoding GTP cyclohydrolase I FolE, with translation MNQDKIEKNIYSLLQELGENPEREGLKRTPERVAKAYQYLTSGYEKDIEKVLNDAVFEEKYDEMVIVKDIDFFSMCEHHLLPFYGKVHVAYIPNGKIVGLSKIPRIVEVFARRLQVQERMTQEIASTINKYLKPIGVAVVAEAYHMCMMMRGVEKQNSYTVTSAMLGGFKNDARTREEFLDLISHKRI, from the coding sequence TTGAATCAAGATAAAATTGAAAAAAATATTTATTCTTTATTACAAGAATTGGGTGAAAACCCGGAACGTGAAGGACTTAAAAGAACACCGGAACGAGTAGCAAAAGCATATCAATATTTAACTTCGGGATATGAGAAGGATATTGAAAAAGTATTAAACGACGCTGTGTTTGAAGAAAAATATGACGAAATGGTAATTGTAAAAGACATAGATTTTTTCAGTATGTGCGAACATCATCTTTTACCATTTTACGGAAAAGTTCATGTTGCATATATTCCAAACGGAAAAATTGTTGGTTTGAGTAAGATACCAAGAATTGTTGAAGTATTTGCCAGAAGACTTCAAGTTCAGGAAAGAATGACACAAGAAATTGCCAGCACAATTAATAAATATCTTAAACCCATTGGCGTTGCAGTTGTTGCGGAAGCTTACCATATGTGTATGATGATGCGCGGTGTAGAAAAACAAAACTCATACACAGTTACAAGCGCAATGCTCGGCGGATTCAAAAACGACGCGAGAACAAGGGAAGAATTTCTTGATTTAATATCTCACAAAAGGATTTAA
- a CDS encoding 6-carboxytetrahydropterin synthase has product MIYVTRREVFSTSHRLHNEKLSDEENLNLYGKCNNPNGHGHNYILEVVIAGEIDEKTGYVIDLKKLKTIIIDNIISKVDHKHLNYDVDFMEGINPTTENFVVKIWDELADKIPSGKLHSVILRETENNFVEYKGK; this is encoded by the coding sequence ATGATTTATGTAACCAGAAGGGAAGTATTCAGTACATCGCATAGACTTCATAATGAAAAATTAAGCGATGAAGAAAATCTTAATTTATATGGAAAATGCAATAATCCGAACGGACACGGACATAATTATATTTTAGAAGTTGTTATTGCCGGAGAAATAGATGAAAAGACCGGATATGTAATTGATCTTAAGAAACTTAAAACAATTATTATTGATAATATCATAAGCAAAGTAGATCATAAACATCTTAATTATGACGTTGACTTTATGGAGGGAATAAATCCCACGACTGAAAATTTTGTAGTTAAAATTTGGGATGAGCTTGCTGATAAAATACCATCGGGAAAACTGCATTCGGTAATTTTACGGGAAACTGAAAATAATTTTGTAGAATACAAAGGAAAGTAA
- the bcp gene encoding thioredoxin-dependent thiol peroxidase, with protein sequence MVEVGKKAPAISLKDSFGTKRTLKEFLGKNVILYFYPKDETPGCTTEACDFRDSFLQYENLDAVIIGVSPDSVESHKKFMEHHNLPFILLSDEEKEVIEKYGVWKEKNMYGKKYMGVERTTFLIDAKGTLKKIYEKVKVPGHVEQVYNDLKEI encoded by the coding sequence ATGGTTGAAGTTGGAAAAAAAGCTCCCGCAATTTCATTAAAAGATTCCTTTGGAACTAAAAGAACTCTTAAAGAATTTTTGGGTAAAAATGTAATTTTATATTTTTATCCAAAAGACGAAACACCCGGCTGCACAACAGAAGCTTGTGATTTTAGAGATTCCTTTTTGCAATATGAAAATTTAGACGCTGTAATTATTGGTGTTAGTCCCGATTCTGTCGAAAGTCATAAAAAATTTATGGAACATCATAATTTGCCCTTTATTTTATTAAGCGATGAAGAAAAAGAAGTGATAGAAAAATACGGTGTTTGGAAAGAAAAAAATATGTATGGTAAAAAATATATGGGAGTTGAAAGAACAACTTTTTTAATAGATGCTAAAGGAACCTTAAAAAAAATATATGAAAAAGTTAAAGTTCCGGGTCATGTTGAGCAAGTTTATAATGACTTGAAAGAAATATAA
- a CDS encoding dodecin domain-containing protein, which produces MNKSFEIINRVGISNQSISDAVKNALDEAKNDGGVSWFEVVEQRGRVTNDDKIEFQVTVKIGRKL; this is translated from the coding sequence ATGAACAAATCATTTGAAATAATTAATAGAGTTGGCATTTCGAATCAAAGCATTTCTGATGCAGTTAAAAATGCGCTTGATGAGGCTAAAAACGACGGCGGAGTTTCCTGGTTTGAAGTAGTTGAACAAAGAGGACGAGTAACAAACGATGATAAAATTGAATTTCAAGTAACTGTAAAAATTGGACGTAAACTTTAA
- a CDS encoding transcriptional repressor — protein sequence MKNETAHEKFKIFLKHENHRITPERFEVLDYALEYKGHFGADDLFIQMKNKKSNVSRATVYNTLELLDKCNLLAKRNFGDGITRYESSYNRKNHDHLICINCGNITEFTSPNIQESVKKICDELGFESVGYSFNIFGKCKNEKNCKNLK from the coding sequence TTGAAAAACGAAACTGCCCACGAAAAATTCAAAATATTTTTAAAGCACGAAAATCATCGGATTACTCCTGAAAGATTCGAAGTGCTTGATTATGCTTTGGAATACAAAGGTCATTTTGGAGCAGACGATCTTTTTATTCAAATGAAAAATAAAAAGTCCAATGTTTCACGAGCTACGGTTTACAATACTTTGGAGTTATTGGATAAATGTAATTTATTGGCAAAGAGAAATTTCGGTGATGGAATTACAAGATATGAATCCAGTTATAACAGGAAAAATCACGATCATCTGATCTGCATTAATTGTGGAAATATTACCGAGTTTACTTCCCCAAATATTCAAGAAAGTGTTAAAAAAATTTGTGATGAATTGGGATTTGAAAGCGTCGGTTATAGTTTTAATATTTTCGGCAAATGCAAAAATGAAAAAAATTGCAAAAATTTAAAGTAG
- a CDS encoding ribonuclease Z: MSKINNQKYPLVWEKNNFFIKIFCSIPNIATGIIITTKNSTLIVDPGDGILRDLNKDYSAKKILEISDIFISHGHHDHIGGVWSLLTYLSVMKKKTPLNIYYPQGCLEIESIYKAFNEVYSHELKYKIILKPINNSRIIKRKDIIIKPFKVNHREPSEIMGESVEVPSLGFKFFNNDLSICYGGDTAYCDNLVKMSKDSDLAIIEAGAETEKETDLHLTIEQATKIGKTANEYFLVHVPE; this comes from the coding sequence ATGTCAAAAATAAATAATCAAAAATATCCACTTGTTTGGGAAAAAAATAATTTTTTCATTAAAATTTTTTGCTCTATACCAAACATTGCAACCGGAATAATAATTACAACAAAGAATTCAACTTTAATTGTTGATCCCGGAGACGGAATTTTACGAGATTTAAATAAAGATTATTCTGCAAAAAAAATATTGGAGATTTCCGATATTTTTATTTCTCACGGACATCATGATCACATCGGAGGTGTTTGGTCACTTTTAACATATCTTTCTGTAATGAAAAAGAAAACTCCGCTAAATATTTATTATCCTCAGGGCTGTTTGGAAATTGAAAGTATATACAAAGCATTTAATGAAGTATATTCGCACGAATTAAAGTATAAAATAATTTTAAAACCAATCAATAACAGTAGAATCATTAAACGAAAAGATATTATAATAAAACCATTCAAAGTAAACCACCGCGAACCGTCGGAAATTATGGGTGAATCCGTTGAAGTACCTTCACTTGGCTTTAAATTTTTCAACAATGATCTCAGCATTTGTTATGGCGGCGATACGGCGTATTGTGATAATTTGGTCAAAATGTCGAAAGATTCTGATTTAGCAATTATAGAAGCGGGAGCGGAAACTGAAAAGGAAACTGATTTACACTTAACGATTGAGCAAGCTACAAAAATAGGTAAAACCGCTAATGAGTATTTTCTGGTGCATGTTCCAGAGTAA